The window ctagctctgtcttaaaagtaacaaaatctggtctcttgttttttaatctgtaGAGATGCTGATGCTGTTACCTTCAGGCTGAGCCACGGTAGCTGCTTCCCTCTTCCAtttgttatgctaagctaagctaaccagccgCTGGCATCAGCCTCTtatttaccgtacagacatgagagtggtatcagtcttctcatctaactcttggcaggaaagcaaataagtgcatttcccaaaatgttaaattattcctttgactctcctcccttccttcacATCTGTTCTGTTAGCTCATGACTTGTTGTGCTTTAGTTGACTAAAGCTAATATAATTTTTGCTTCATTGTAAGCCTGTGGGCAAAGATGATTTTAGAGCTTCTGGGAAGCCTGGCACAGGCATCCATTAGCTTGTCTCCACTAGCCAGACTGTAGCTGTGCCATGGTCAGACTGGCTGAAAGCCAACATCTCGTCTGATTTTAGAACGGGCCTAAACACAGCTGAGCCAGCAGTGTTACTCAGCCTACACAGGAAATTCTTGttgtttcactgcagtgcaGAAAGAGTCCTATTTCAATATATGTACTTTTGTAAAAGAGCAAAATTGGCCAAATCCACATAATATTTCAATATCTTTTGAATAAATGTTGAAGATCAGTGGAGATGCTGACCAAAACACACCACATACCACAGCCAGCTGGAGCCAGGCTGAACTGAGCTAGTGGAGACGAGACATATTATTCGTCCTTGGCGACAGTGTTCTGATGTCCATCCTGCGGTGAAACCCTCTGCAGTACCAGCAGACCGGAGAAGGTCAGGGAGATCCCAACCCACCACAATGTTATCTGGGCTTCGCCAAAGATCAGCTGCCCCAGAAAagcctgcaggaggaagaaaaatcaAGGTTTCTTCTTTGTCAAAGTAAATCAGTGTCTGTAATTCCATTGATGGGATATGAAGGACAAGGAGATGAACTTTGACAAGAAATTCTTGTAAGAAGCCTAAATCACTGCGACAAGCTATTTTTGAATATAGACCAGCCTATTTCCTAAAATAAAGCAGCTTCTATAAGGGCGACAGCACGTAAGGTCGCTCTGAAATTAACTTACACTCCACTACAGTCTGATGTAAAGTATTTAGTGGTATAAAGGAAGGACAAGAAGGGTGTGTCAAAGGTCCTGTAAGACAGACTGTTACTTACGGAAGATATGAAGTTGGAGGCGGTGGTGGTCACAGTGGTTcgggtggaggaagaggagtacCTGAGAGCTTTGGCAAGGAAGGTCCACATCACAGCATTGCAGGTGAAAAGCAGCCCGCCACACAGCAGCCTCAGGGGGATATGGAGCTGAAGTACAAAAAGAGTAACTTAGAAACAACAATAAGACATGTTGAAACTGGTtgaattaaactgaatgaaatcCCTGCAACGAGATACACAATGTTTGCACCTGTCTGCCGGATTAATTCTCTGTGACAGTCGTGTTTTAGCAGATGTCTACATGAAATGTAATGTAGTAAAGTATCAAGtcacataaaactgaaatactcaagtaaattACAGTACAAGCACTTCAAAGTTGCACTTAAATACATTatgctttccaccactgcatccCAAAACAGAAAAGCCAATAGATGATGAATATACTGCAAATAAAAGTGTTATCAGACAGAGTGAAGCAATTCAGTACAGTGCAGTCTAAAATATCCAGTGGTGGAAGGATGCAAATAACAGATGCATTCATGTTTACAAAGCACTTTTATGTTGCAGTTGTCATTATAGTCATTATATATGTCTGACAAATGTActaagtaaaaagtacaatatgtcCCACTGAAAATGTAGCGGAGTCGAAGTgtgaagtagcataaaatgaaaatgctc of the Chelmon rostratus isolate fCheRos1 chromosome 16, fCheRos1.pri, whole genome shotgun sequence genome contains:
- the LOC121620011 gene encoding transmembrane protein 42: MFPGVFYALLAGFLGAVASSSAKLSLGADYLKGVCETGLRTWGEQRKFRQADETTACDRLHIPLRLLCGGLLFTCNAVMWTFLAKALRYSSSSTRTTVTTTASNFISSAFLGQLIFGEAQITLWWVGISLTFSGLLVLQRVSPQDGHQNTVAKDE